The proteins below come from a single Limnobaculum xujianqingii genomic window:
- the rnm gene encoding RNase RNM: protein MSLDSPQIPSDAQENEQISASTSLELPRFPLYDLHSHTNASDGMLTPAQLVERAVEMRVSVLAITDHDTTSALTAAKLAIKEKDLALRLINGVEISTGWESFDIHIVGLNIDPDSKAMIDLLAAQTIRRAERAQEIARRLEKHHIPDALNGAQRFAGDAAITRAHFARYLIELGKASDMAQVFKNYLARGKTGYVPPQWCTITEAVEAIHFAGGQAVLAHPGRYDLSAKWLRRLIIEFKQAGGDAMEVSQCQQAPQERAQLALYAQEYQLLASQGSDFHYPCAWVELGRRLFLPDKVTPVWHNWFV from the coding sequence ATGTCTTTAGATAGCCCACAAATACCCTCTGATGCACAAGAGAACGAACAGATATCAGCGTCAACCTCTTTGGAGCTGCCGCGTTTTCCGCTGTACGATCTCCACAGTCATACTAATGCCTCTGACGGTATGTTAACCCCAGCCCAGTTGGTTGAGCGTGCGGTTGAAATGCGAGTCAGCGTGCTGGCCATTACCGATCACGATACCACCAGCGCTTTGACGGCTGCAAAGCTGGCTATTAAAGAAAAAGATTTGGCACTGCGTTTAATTAATGGCGTAGAAATCTCAACGGGTTGGGAAAGCTTTGATATCCATATTGTTGGCTTAAATATCGATCCTGATTCAAAAGCCATGATCGATCTGTTAGCGGCACAAACAATCAGAAGAGCAGAGCGAGCACAAGAGATAGCCCGACGGCTGGAAAAACACCATATTCCCGATGCTCTAAACGGAGCACAGCGTTTTGCCGGTGACGCAGCAATTACCCGGGCGCACTTTGCCCGTTATCTGATTGAATTAGGCAAAGCATCCGATATGGCTCAGGTATTTAAAAATTACCTGGCCCGGGGGAAAACCGGTTATGTACCGCCTCAGTGGTGTACAATAACAGAAGCGGTGGAAGCCATTCATTTTGCCGGTGGACAGGCGGTATTAGCCCATCCCGGCCGTTATGACCTGTCGGCCAAATGGTTACGACGCTTAATCATAGAGTTTAAACAAGCCGGCGGTGACGCAATGGAAGTCTCCCAATGCCAACAGGCCCCGCAGGAACGCGCACAGCTGGCACTGTATGCTCAGGAATATCAGCTACTGGCTTCCCAGGGCTCAGATTTTCACTACCCCTGCGCTTGGGTTGAACTGGGACGACGACTATTCCTACCGGATAAAGTCACCCCGGTATGGCATAACTGGTTTGTG
- a CDS encoding ribosomal protein uL16 3-hydroxylase, giving the protein MDYQLDLDWDDFLNRYWQKRPVVLKNVIKNFIDPISPDELAGLAMESEVDSRLVSQPNGHWQASNGPFESYDHLGEKGWSLLVQAVNHWHAPSAALVRPFRKLPDWRLDDLMISFSVPGGGVGPHIDQYDVFIIQGMGSRRWRVGDKKPLKQYCPHPALLHVEPFDPIIDEDLAPGDILYIPPGFPHDGFTHETALNYSVGYRGPNSRDLISNFADYVLEHDLGGEHYSDPDLKLREHPALVEEYELERLRGMMINLINQPEDFNQWFGRFVTTSRHELDIAPAEPAYRSDEIYDSLVQGESLIRLSGLRVLRVGDLCFANGELIDTPHLEAADALCRYPLISQKELGDALEDPAFVAVLAHLVNSGYWYFNDY; this is encoded by the coding sequence ATGGATTATCAACTTGATTTAGACTGGGATGACTTCTTAAACCGCTACTGGCAGAAGCGTCCAGTAGTATTGAAGAATGTTATCAAAAACTTTATTGATCCAATCTCGCCGGATGAATTAGCAGGATTGGCTATGGAGAGCGAAGTTGACAGCCGTTTGGTGAGTCAGCCAAATGGTCACTGGCAGGCCAGTAATGGTCCTTTCGAAAGTTATGACCACCTGGGAGAAAAAGGCTGGTCATTATTGGTGCAGGCGGTTAACCACTGGCATGCACCTTCTGCGGCTCTGGTTCGTCCTTTCCGTAAGTTGCCTGACTGGCGCCTTGACGATTTGATGATTTCTTTCTCCGTGCCTGGCGGCGGCGTAGGCCCGCATATCGATCAGTACGACGTATTTATTATTCAGGGTATGGGCAGTCGCCGTTGGCGTGTGGGGGATAAAAAGCCGTTAAAGCAATATTGTCCGCACCCTGCTTTGCTGCACGTTGAACCTTTTGATCCAATTATTGATGAAGATTTGGCACCGGGCGATATTCTGTATATTCCACCAGGATTCCCGCACGACGGCTTTACCCATGAAACTGCACTGAACTACTCTGTCGGCTATCGTGGTCCTAACTCTCGCGATCTGATCAGTAATTTTGCTGACTATGTGCTGGAACACGACTTAGGTGGTGAGCACTATAGCGATCCGGATCTGAAGTTAAGAGAGCACCCGGCACTGGTTGAAGAGTATGAGCTTGAGCGTCTGCGCGGCATGATGATTAATCTGATTAATCAGCCAGAAGATTTCAACCAATGGTTTGGTCGCTTCGTGACAACGTCACGCCACGAACTGGATATTGCGCCTGCTGAACCTGCATACCGTTCTGATGAAATCTATGACTCATTGGTACAAGGTGAGAGTTTAATTCGCCTCAGCGGTCTGCGCGTATTGCGTGTTGGTGATCTTTGCTTCGCTAACGGTGAACTTATTGATACGCCACACCTTGAAGCTGCCGATGCACTGTGCCGTTATCCATTAATCAGTCAGAAAGAGCTGGGTGATGCACTGGAAGATCCGGCGTTTGTTGCGGTGCTGGCTCATCTGGTAAATAGTGGTTATTGGTATTTTAATGACTATTGA
- the dppF gene encoding dipeptide ABC transporter ATP-binding subunit DppF yields MSQEYPLLQAIGLKKYYSVKNGLFSAQQQVKSLDGVSFTLERGKTLAVVGESGCGKSTLGRMLTMIEVPTEGELYYQGQDLLKHDPAAQKLRRQKIQIVFQNPYGSLNPRKKIGDILEEPLQINTTLSKAERREKALAIMAKVGLRTEHYERYPHMFSGGQRQRIAIARGLMLNPDIVVADEPVSALDVSVRAQVLNLMMDLQQEMGLSYVFISHDLSVVEHIADDVMVMYLGRCVEQGTKDQIFNNPRHPYTQALLSATPRLNPDVRRERIKLTGELPSPLNPPQGCAFNARCQRAFDTCFEVKPALKNYDGQLIACFAVEQDEENKSCSLKKAV; encoded by the coding sequence ATGAGTCAGGAATATCCATTATTACAGGCCATTGGTCTGAAAAAGTATTATTCAGTTAAAAACGGGCTGTTCTCTGCTCAGCAACAAGTGAAGTCTCTGGATGGCGTCTCTTTTACGCTGGAACGAGGAAAAACTCTGGCGGTGGTTGGTGAATCCGGATGCGGTAAATCAACCTTAGGCCGTATGTTAACCATGATTGAAGTGCCTACCGAAGGTGAGCTTTATTATCAGGGGCAGGATCTATTGAAACACGATCCGGCGGCGCAAAAGCTGCGTCGTCAGAAAATTCAGATCGTGTTCCAAAACCCTTATGGTTCACTGAATCCTCGCAAGAAGATAGGTGACATACTGGAAGAACCTCTGCAAATTAATACCACATTATCTAAAGCAGAACGGCGTGAAAAAGCGCTGGCGATTATGGCTAAAGTTGGCCTGAGAACCGAGCACTATGAGCGTTATCCGCATATGTTCTCCGGCGGCCAGCGTCAACGTATTGCTATCGCCCGTGGGTTGATGCTTAATCCGGATATCGTGGTGGCAGATGAACCAGTATCAGCATTGGATGTTTCTGTTAGGGCTCAGGTACTGAATCTGATGATGGACTTACAGCAGGAAATGGGGCTTTCTTATGTCTTCATCTCCCACGATTTATCGGTAGTTGAACATATTGCCGATGATGTAATGGTAATGTATTTAGGACGCTGCGTAGAGCAGGGAACTAAAGATCAGATTTTTAATAATCCACGCCATCCTTATACACAGGCGTTACTTTCTGCTACCCCGCGCTTAAATCCGGATGTACGCCGTGAAAGAATCAAACTAACCGGTGAACTACCAAGCCCGTTAAATCCACCGCAGGGTTGTGCATTCAATGCCCGCTGCCAACGTGCCTTTGATACCTGTTTTGAAGTTAAACCAGCATTGAAGAACTATGACGGACAATTAATTGCCTGTTTTGCGGTGGAGCAGGATGAGGAAAATAAATCCTGTAGCCTTAAGAAGGCAGTATAG
- the dppD gene encoding dipeptide ABC transporter ATP-binding protein encodes MALLDIEQLSVHFGDDSTPFRAVDRVSYSVEKGEVVGIVGESGSGKSVSSLAIMGLIDFPGKVMANGLHFDGRDLRTISEKERRQIVGDEIAMIFQDPMTSLNPCYTVGYQIMEALKIHQGGNRKTRRQRAIDLLTQVGIPAPESRLDNYPHQLSGGMSQRVMIAIAIACRPQLLIADEPTTALDVTIQAQIIELLLELQRRENMALILITHDLALVAEAAQYIIVMYAGQVMESGKAEEIFRTPRHPYTQALLRALPEFSSEKERLNSLPGVVPGKYDRPKGCLLSPRCPYATELCRQQEPDLKGEARRQVKCHTPLDDQGRPTL; translated from the coding sequence ATGGCACTATTAGACATTGAACAACTGTCTGTTCACTTTGGTGATGACAGTACCCCGTTTCGGGCGGTTGATCGCGTAAGTTACAGCGTCGAGAAAGGGGAAGTGGTTGGCATTGTAGGGGAATCCGGCTCAGGTAAGTCGGTCAGTTCACTGGCCATTATGGGGCTGATTGATTTCCCGGGAAAAGTCATGGCTAACGGCCTGCATTTCGACGGCAGAGATCTACGTACTATCTCTGAAAAAGAGCGCCGTCAGATTGTGGGCGATGAAATTGCCATGATTTTTCAGGACCCGATGACCAGCCTCAACCCGTGCTATACCGTGGGTTATCAGATTATGGAAGCGCTGAAAATCCATCAGGGCGGCAATCGAAAAACTCGCCGCCAGCGCGCCATAGATTTGCTGACTCAGGTTGGCATTCCTGCTCCGGAATCCCGTCTGGATAACTATCCTCATCAACTGTCTGGCGGTATGAGCCAGAGGGTGATGATCGCCATAGCTATCGCCTGTCGTCCTCAGCTATTGATTGCCGATGAACCGACAACGGCGCTGGATGTGACTATTCAGGCACAAATTATTGAGCTACTGCTGGAGCTACAGCGCCGCGAGAATATGGCGTTGATTCTGATTACTCACGATTTGGCTCTGGTGGCGGAAGCAGCACAGTACATTATCGTGATGTATGCGGGTCAGGTAATGGAAAGCGGTAAGGCAGAAGAGATTTTCCGTACCCCGCGTCATCCTTATACCCAAGCATTATTGCGTGCGCTGCCTGAGTTTTCCAGTGAGAAAGAGCGCTTAAATTCGTTACCCGGAGTGGTTCCCGGTAAATATGATCGGCCTAAAGGCTGTTTGTTAAGCCCTCGCTGTCCCTATGCCACTGAGCTTTGCCGTCAGCAGGAGCCGGATTTAAAAGGGGAAGCCAGAAGACAGGTGAAATGCCATACGCCGCTTGACGATCAAGGGAGGCCAACACTATGA
- the dppC gene encoding dipeptide ABC transporter permease DppC, whose translation MSEVTVSAPKPMTPLQEFWHYFRRNKGAVVGMIYIIIMLIIAVGAQWLAPYSPAEQFRDALLTPPAWQDGGSMQHILGTDDVGRDILSRLMYGTRLSLLVGCLVVSLSLILGVILGVIAGYLGGIIDIAIMRVADIMLALPSLLLALVLVAIFGPSIVNASLALTFVSLPHYVRLTRAAVLSEVNRDYVTASRVAGAGPMRQMFINILPNCLAPLIVQASLGFSNAILDMAALGFLGMGAQPPTPEWGTMLSSVLQFAQSAWWVVTFPGLAILFTVLAFNLMGDGLRDALDPKLKQ comes from the coding sequence ATGAGTGAAGTAACCGTATCTGCGCCAAAACCAATGACGCCGTTGCAGGAATTCTGGCACTACTTTCGCCGCAATAAAGGCGCGGTAGTGGGGATGATTTATATCATCATTATGTTAATTATTGCCGTTGGTGCCCAATGGCTAGCACCATATTCACCGGCAGAGCAGTTCCGGGATGCCTTGTTAACACCACCTGCCTGGCAGGACGGCGGCAGCATGCAGCATATTTTAGGCACCGATGACGTGGGCAGAGATATTCTTTCCCGCCTGATGTACGGTACCCGGTTATCATTATTAGTTGGTTGTCTGGTCGTTAGCTTATCGCTGATTCTTGGCGTAATTTTAGGGGTTATTGCCGGTTATCTGGGCGGCATTATCGATATTGCCATTATGCGCGTGGCAGACATTATGTTAGCTCTGCCCAGCTTGCTGCTAGCGTTAGTATTAGTCGCGATTTTCGGCCCTTCGATTGTTAACGCTTCGCTGGCCCTGACCTTTGTATCATTACCGCACTATGTGCGTTTGACGCGCGCTGCAGTGCTGTCAGAGGTAAATCGCGATTACGTTACGGCTTCCCGCGTGGCGGGTGCAGGCCCAATGCGCCAGATGTTTATCAATATTCTGCCAAACTGTCTGGCTCCGCTGATCGTTCAGGCATCGCTGGGCTTTTCTAACGCTATTTTGGACATGGCTGCGTTAGGTTTCCTGGGAATGGGCGCGCAGCCGCCAACGCCTGAGTGGGGAACCATGCTTTCTTCCGTATTACAGTTTGCTCAAAGTGCCTGGTGGGTGGTGACATTCCCGGGACTGGCCATTCTGTTTACCGTACTGGCCTTTAACTTAATGGGGGACGGCCTACGTGATGCGCTCGACCCTAAACTTAAGCAGTAA
- the dppB gene encoding dipeptide ABC transporter permease DppB yields MLQFILRRFGLIIPTFIGITLLSFAFIHVIPGDPVMIMAGERGISAERHAQMMAQLGLDKPLYEQYINYVVNLLHGDLGVSINTKIPIWDEFVPRFMATFELGFCAMLFAIAVGIPVGVLAAVKRGSVFDHVSVSLALTGYSMPIFWWGMMLIMLVSVHFNLTPVSGRISDFIFLDDSKPLTGLMLVDTLLYGEPGDFWDAVHHIILPALVLGTIPLAVIVRMTRSSMLEVLGEDYIRTARAKGLSRIRVIVIHALRNALLPVITIIGLQIGTLLVGAILTETIFSWPGLGRWLIDGLQRRDYPVVQGGVLLIAIMIILVNLLVDILYGVVNPRIRHRK; encoded by the coding sequence ATGCTTCAATTCATCCTCCGACGTTTCGGATTAATTATTCCAACCTTCATCGGAATTACCCTATTAAGCTTTGCTTTCATTCATGTCATTCCTGGCGATCCGGTAATGATAATGGCGGGTGAGCGGGGTATATCAGCTGAACGTCATGCACAAATGATGGCTCAACTGGGGCTGGATAAACCGCTGTATGAGCAATACATCAATTATGTGGTCAATTTATTGCATGGTGACTTAGGGGTATCCATCAATACTAAAATCCCTATCTGGGATGAGTTTGTACCTCGTTTTATGGCGACGTTTGAACTGGGCTTCTGTGCGATGTTATTCGCTATCGCCGTCGGTATTCCTGTTGGCGTTCTGGCTGCGGTAAAACGCGGCTCGGTATTTGACCATGTATCTGTCAGTCTGGCATTAACTGGCTACTCCATGCCGATTTTTTGGTGGGGAATGATGCTGATTATGCTGGTCTCGGTGCACTTTAATCTGACGCCGGTTTCCGGACGTATCAGTGACTTTATTTTTCTCGATGACAGTAAACCCTTAACCGGTCTGATGCTGGTAGATACCTTACTGTATGGGGAGCCCGGTGACTTCTGGGATGCGGTTCACCATATTATTCTGCCCGCGCTGGTGCTGGGCACCATTCCTTTGGCGGTGATAGTGCGTATGACTCGCTCGTCAATGTTGGAAGTGCTGGGAGAAGACTACATTCGTACCGCTCGCGCCAAAGGCCTGAGTCGCATTCGGGTGATTGTGATTCATGCACTGCGTAATGCGCTGTTGCCAGTAATAACCATTATTGGACTACAAATAGGCACACTGTTAGTGGGTGCAATTTTAACGGAAACCATCTTCTCCTGGCCGGGGTTGGGCCGTTGGTTAATTGATGGTTTACAGCGCCGGGATTATCCGGTGGTACAAGGTGGCGTATTACTGATCGCCATTATGATAATTCTGGTTAACCTGCTGGTAGATATTCTCTACGGTGTGGTGAATCCACGTATTCGGCATAGAAAATAG
- the dppA gene encoding dipeptide ABC transporter periplasmic-binding protein DppA — translation MKKKLLNLSIGLAALGIVAGAQANTLVYCSEGSPEGFSPQLYTSGTTFDASSVPIYNRLVEFKIGGTETIPGLAEKWDVSSDGKTYTFHLRKGVKFHSNKDFKPTRDFNADDVIFSFMRQKDENHPYHKVSGGNYAYFGDMGMKDLIQSIEKVDDYTIKMVLTRPEAPFIADIAMDFASIFSAEYADAMMKAGKPEQVDLSPIGTGPFQLMQYQKDARILYKAFDQYWGTKPKIDRLVFSITPDASVRYAKIQKNECQVMPYPNPADLEKMKQDKDIVLQQKAGLNIGYLSFNMLKPPLDNLKVRQALTMAVNKKSIIDAVFQGAGQPAKNLIPPTMWSYNDDVKDYEFDPAKAKALLKEAGLPDGFSIDLWAMPVQRPYNPNARRMAEMIQSDWAAIGVKAKIVTYEWGEYLKRTKNGEHQAMLIGWTGDNGDPDNFFATLFSCDAAKDGSNYSRWCYKPFEDLIQAARVESDHNKRVELYKQAQVVMHDQAPALMIAHSTVSEPVRKEVKGYVIDGRRHAFATASVEK, via the coding sequence ATGAAAAAGAAGTTACTTAATCTGAGTATCGGACTGGCTGCGCTGGGTATTGTTGCCGGCGCACAGGCAAATACATTGGTATATTGCTCTGAGGGATCGCCTGAAGGCTTTAGTCCACAACTGTATACCAGTGGTACAACCTTTGATGCCAGTTCAGTACCTATCTACAACCGTTTAGTCGAGTTTAAAATTGGTGGTACAGAAACCATTCCTGGTCTGGCCGAGAAGTGGGATGTGAGCAGCGATGGTAAAACCTACACCTTCCATTTGCGCAAAGGCGTGAAGTTCCACAGTAATAAAGATTTCAAACCAACCCGCGACTTTAATGCGGATGATGTTATCTTCTCCTTTATGCGTCAAAAAGACGAAAACCATCCATACCATAAAGTGTCTGGCGGTAACTATGCCTACTTTGGTGATATGGGCATGAAGGATCTGATTCAAAGTATTGAGAAGGTCGATGATTACACCATTAAGATGGTGTTAACTCGTCCGGAAGCGCCGTTTATTGCCGATATCGCGATGGACTTTGCCTCTATTTTCTCTGCAGAATATGCTGATGCCATGATGAAAGCTGGCAAACCAGAGCAAGTCGATCTGTCACCTATCGGTACTGGCCCATTCCAGTTAATGCAGTATCAGAAAGATGCCCGCATTCTGTATAAAGCATTCGATCAATATTGGGGTACTAAGCCAAAAATCGATCGTTTAGTTTTCTCAATTACCCCTGATGCTTCTGTTCGTTACGCAAAAATTCAGAAAAATGAATGTCAGGTAATGCCATATCCAAACCCTGCGGATCTCGAAAAGATGAAGCAGGATAAAGATATCGTTCTTCAACAGAAAGCGGGCCTGAATATCGGCTATCTTTCTTTCAATATGTTAAAGCCACCGTTAGATAACCTGAAAGTTCGTCAGGCATTAACCATGGCGGTCAATAAAAAATCAATTATTGATGCAGTATTCCAGGGCGCGGGTCAGCCTGCGAAAAACCTGATCCCACCAACAATGTGGTCTTATAACGATGATGTGAAAGACTATGAGTTCGATCCTGCTAAAGCTAAAGCGCTGCTGAAAGAAGCTGGTTTGCCAGATGGTTTCAGTATCGATCTGTGGGCAATGCCGGTACAGCGTCCTTATAACCCGAATGCTCGTCGTATGGCCGAAATGATTCAGTCAGACTGGGCAGCTATCGGTGTGAAAGCCAAGATTGTGACCTATGAGTGGGGCGAGTATCTGAAACGCACCAAGAATGGCGAACATCAGGCAATGCTGATTGGCTGGACTGGTGATAATGGGGATCCGGATAACTTCTTCGCCACCCTGTTTAGCTGTGATGCTGCTAAAGATGGTTCAAACTATTCTCGCTGGTGCTATAAGCCGTTTGAAGATTTGATTCAGGCTGCTCGCGTTGAATCTGACCATAATAAGCGTGTTGAGCTGTACAAACAGGCTCAGGTAGTGATGCACGATCAGGCCCCGGCTCTGATGATTGCACACTCAACCGTGTCTGAACCGGTACGTAAAGAAGTGAAAGGCTATGTGATTGATGGTCGTCGCCATGCTTTTGCTACTGCGTCCGTTGAAAAATAA
- the pepT gene encoding peptidase T, whose product MDRLLDRFFHYVSFDTQSRPNARQIPSTEGQTVLAKNLQKELIELGLTDVVLDESGCLMATLPSNVGWSVPTIGFLAHMDTSPEVSGKGVRPQIVENYRGGDIALGIGDEVLSPVMFPILHQLYGHTLITTDGKTLLGSDDKAGIAEIITAIARLKGSNVPHGDIRIAFTPDEEVGKGMKNFDVEQFGAKWAYTVDGGGVGELECENFNAAQATVKIVGNAVHIGKAKGVMVSALSLAARFQQALPALETPEHTEGHQGFFHLNAMRGSIDYAEMSYLIRDFERDGFERRKRMLIEVAQQVGEGLHRDCHIEVNIKDVYYNMRDEVARHPHVIDIARQAVLDNQIEPVINPIRGGTDGAILSYMGVPCPNIFTGGYNAHSKHEFVTVDGMEKAVSVIMRIAELTADKAKTHAF is encoded by the coding sequence ATGGACAGACTACTCGATCGCTTTTTTCACTATGTCTCGTTTGATACTCAGTCAAGGCCTAATGCTCGCCAGATTCCAAGTACGGAAGGCCAAACCGTGTTGGCAAAAAATCTGCAAAAAGAATTGATTGAACTGGGTTTAACGGATGTTGTGTTAGACGAGAGTGGCTGCCTGATGGCAACACTGCCTTCAAATGTTGGCTGGTCAGTTCCCACCATAGGTTTTCTTGCCCATATGGATACTTCGCCAGAAGTTTCAGGCAAAGGTGTCAGGCCGCAAATTGTAGAAAACTATCGCGGTGGCGATATTGCATTGGGTATTGGTGATGAAGTGCTATCACCTGTAATGTTCCCGATATTACATCAACTGTATGGACACACCCTGATCACCACCGATGGCAAAACTTTGCTTGGCTCTGATGATAAAGCGGGTATAGCAGAAATAATTACTGCTATAGCGCGCCTTAAAGGTAGCAATGTCCCCCATGGTGATATTCGAATTGCATTTACCCCAGATGAAGAAGTAGGTAAGGGCATGAAGAATTTTGATGTTGAGCAATTTGGCGCTAAATGGGCCTATACCGTGGATGGCGGCGGAGTAGGTGAGCTGGAATGTGAAAACTTCAATGCTGCTCAGGCAACGGTTAAAATTGTAGGTAATGCGGTACATATTGGTAAAGCAAAAGGGGTGATGGTTAGTGCACTTTCTCTGGCTGCACGTTTTCAACAGGCGCTTCCTGCACTGGAAACACCAGAACATACTGAAGGACATCAGGGTTTCTTCCATTTAAATGCGATGCGCGGTAGCATTGATTACGCTGAAATGAGCTATTTGATTCGTGATTTTGAGCGTGATGGTTTTGAACGTCGCAAACGTATGCTGATTGAGGTTGCACAACAGGTAGGGGAAGGGTTACACCGGGACTGCCATATTGAAGTTAACATTAAAGATGTTTATTACAATATGCGTGATGAAGTAGCACGCCATCCTCATGTGATTGATATTGCTCGTCAGGCGGTGCTGGATAACCAGATTGAACCGGTAATTAACCCTATTCGAGGGGGAACTGATGGCGCGATCCTTTCCTATATGGGAGTTCCTTGTCCAAATATCTTTACCGGTGGATACAATGCTCACAGTAAACATGAGTTTGTTACGGTTGATGGTATGGAGAAGGCTGTCTCCGTTATTATGCGTATTGCAGAATTAACTGCAGATAAAGCTAAAACTCACGCTTTCTGA
- the potA gene encoding spermidine/putrescine ABC transporter ATP-binding protein PotA: MTDNTSILPVVELKNVRKAFDGRDIINHFNLTINDGEFLTILGPSGCGKTTVLRLIAGLETVDEGSILLTNQDITHQSAEQRHVNTVFQSYALFPHMTIFENVAFGLRMQKTPADQITPRVMEALKMVQLDSYAQRKPHQLSGGQQQRVAIARAVVNKPKVLLLDESLSALDYKLRKQMQSELQALQRKLGITFVFVTHDQEEALTMSDRIVVMRNGQIEQDGTPREIYEEPKNMFVARFIGEINEFDAVIINRIDEKRVWANVEGRECGILTDLDVQPGDKVKVLLRPEDLAVVAVKDGEKVDGLVGYIREHNYKGMMLESVVELESGKMVMISEFFNEDDPDVDHSLDHKVAVTWVERWEVVLADELAQ; encoded by the coding sequence ATGACTGATAACACCTCTATTTTACCAGTTGTCGAACTTAAAAACGTACGTAAAGCATTCGACGGTCGTGACATCATTAACCACTTTAATTTAACGATTAATGATGGTGAATTCCTGACTATCCTGGGCCCTTCCGGCTGCGGAAAAACCACAGTATTACGACTGATTGCCGGTTTAGAAACCGTCGATGAAGGGAGTATTTTACTGACTAATCAGGATATTACGCATCAGTCTGCGGAACAACGGCATGTGAATACCGTATTCCAGAGCTATGCGCTATTCCCTCATATGACGATTTTTGAAAACGTCGCTTTTGGCTTGCGCATGCAAAAAACGCCAGCAGACCAAATTACGCCTCGCGTAATGGAAGCGCTGAAAATGGTACAACTGGACTCATATGCCCAGCGTAAACCACATCAGCTTTCTGGTGGTCAGCAGCAGCGCGTTGCTATTGCGCGTGCCGTAGTGAATAAGCCAAAAGTTTTACTGCTGGATGAATCACTTTCTGCGCTGGATTACAAACTGCGTAAGCAGATGCAGAGTGAACTACAAGCATTGCAGCGTAAACTGGGTATTACCTTCGTGTTCGTTACTCACGATCAGGAAGAAGCCCTGACCATGTCTGACCGTATTGTAGTTATGCGCAATGGCCAAATCGAACAAGATGGCACTCCTCGAGAAATCTACGAAGAGCCCAAAAATATGTTCGTTGCCCGCTTTATCGGTGAAATTAACGAATTTGATGCGGTAATTATTAACCGTATTGATGAAAAACGCGTCTGGGCCAATGTTGAAGGTCGGGAGTGCGGTATTCTGACCGATCTGGATGTTCAGCCAGGGGATAAAGTTAAAGTTCTGCTTCGCCCTGAAGACCTTGCAGTTGTGGCCGTTAAAGACGGTGAAAAAGTGGATGGCCTGGTTGGCTACATTCGCGAACACAACTACAAAGGAATGATGCTGGAATCTGTCGTTGAGTTAGAAAGCGGTAAAATGGTGATGATCAGTGAGTTCTTCAACGAAGACGATCCTGATGTCGATCACTCACTGGACCACAAAGTCGCAGTGACCTGGGTTGAACGCTGGGAGGTGGTACTGGCAGATGAACTCGCACAATAA